The genomic segment AAGGTCGCCGCGCTCGACGTCGGCGCCGACGACTACATCACCAAACCGTTCAGCATGGACGAACTCCTCGCCCGGCTCCGGGCCGCCGTCCGCCGCACCGAGGACATCGGGCTCGCGCCCGAGACGACGCTCGTCGAGACGGACGCCTTCACCATCGACCTGCTGGCCAAGAAGGCCGTACGGGACGGTCACGACGTACGCCTCACCCCGACCGAGTGGCATCTGCTGGAGATCCTGGTCACCAGCCCGGGACGGCTGATCACACAGAAGCACCTGCTCCAGGAGGTCTGGGGCGTTACCCAGAGCAACAAGACCAACTACCTGCGGGTGTACATGGCCCAGCTGCGGCGCAAGCTGGAAACGGACCCCGCCCACCCCCGGTATCTCATCACCGAGCCCGGTATGGGCTATCGCTTCGAAGGATGAACATGGCACGCGGCAAGCTCCGGATCTACCTCGGCGCGGCCCCCGGCGTCGGCAAGACCTACGCCATGCTGTCCGAGGCGCACCGCCGCGTGGAGCGGGGCACCGACTGCGTGGTGGCCTTCGTCGAGCATCACGGCCGTCCGCGTACCGAGGTGATGCTGCACGGTCTGGAGCAGACCGCGCGCAGGGAACTGGAGTACCGGGACACCGTCTTCACGGAGATGGACGTGGACGCCGTCCTCGCCCGGCACCCGCACGTGGTGCTCGTGGACGAACTCGCCCACACCAACGTTCCCGGCTCCCGCAACGACAAGCGCTGGCAGGACGTGGAGGAACTGCTGGCCGCCGGGATCAACGTGATATCGACCGTGAACATCCAGCACCTGGAGTCGCTCGGCGACGTCGTCGAGTCGATAACCGGCGTACGGCAGCGGGAGACCGTGCCGGACGAGGTCGTACGGCGGGCCGACCAGATCGAGCTGGTCGACATGTCCCCGCAGGCGCTGCGGCGGCGGATGGCCCACGGCAACATCTACAAGCCGGACAAGGTCGACGCGGCCCTGTCGAACTACTTCCGGCCAGGGAACCTGACCGCGCTGCGCGAGCTGGCGCTGCTGTGGGTGGCGGACCGGGTGGACGCCTATCTCACCGAGTACCGCAGCGAGCACCGGGTGTCGAAGATCTGGGGCTCGCGAGAGCGGATCGTCGTCGGGCTGACCGGCGGACCGGAGGGCCGGACGCTGATCCGCCGGGCCGTGCGGCTCGCGGAGAAGGGCGCGGGCGGTGAGGTGATGGCCGTCTACATCTCCCGCAGCGACGGCCTGACCGCGGCCTCGCCGAAGGAGCTGGCCGTCCAGCGCACCCTTGTCGAGGACCTCGGCGGCACCTTCCACCAGGTCGTCGGGGAGGACATACCGGTCGCGCTGCTCGACTTCGCGCGCGGGGTCAACGCCACCCAGATCGTGCTGGGCGTCTCCCGCCGCAAGGGCTGGCAGTACGTCTTCGGACCGGGCGTCGGCGCGACCGTCGCCCGGGACTCCGGACCCGACCTCGACGTCCACCTCATCACCCACGACGAGGCCGGCAAGGGGCGCGGACTCCCGGTCAGCCGGGGCGCCCGCCTCGGCCGAGCCCGCCTGATCTGGGGCTGGCTCGTCGGCCTCGGCGGGCCCGTGCTGCTGACCTGGCTGCTGAGCGGCGTCCTCCCGGACGTCGGGCTCGCCAACGACATGCTGCTGTTGCTGACGACGACGGTGGCGGCGGCCCTGCTGGGCGGGCTCTTCCCGGCACTGGCCTCGGCGGTGGCCGCGTCCCTGCTCCTGAACTGGTACTTCACTCCACCCGTCCACACCCTCACCATCGCCGACCCGAAGAACATCGTCGCCATCGCGATCTTCGTCGGCGTCGCGGTGTCC from the Streptomyces sp. NBC_00310 genome contains:
- a CDS encoding response regulator transcription factor, translating into MTRVLVVEDDPQLVRALIINLQARQYGVDAAPDGATALRLAAARQPDVVLLDLGLPDMDGVEVIKALRAWTRVPIMVLSARQASEEKVAALDVGADDYITKPFSMDELLARLRAAVRRTEDIGLAPETTLVETDAFTIDLLAKKAVRDGHDVRLTPTEWHLLEILVTSPGRLITQKHLLQEVWGVTQSNKTNYLRVYMAQLRRKLETDPAHPRYLITEPGMGYRFEG
- a CDS encoding sensor histidine kinase KdpD, with the translated sequence MARGKLRIYLGAAPGVGKTYAMLSEAHRRVERGTDCVVAFVEHHGRPRTEVMLHGLEQTARRELEYRDTVFTEMDVDAVLARHPHVVLVDELAHTNVPGSRNDKRWQDVEELLAAGINVISTVNIQHLESLGDVVESITGVRQRETVPDEVVRRADQIELVDMSPQALRRRMAHGNIYKPDKVDAALSNYFRPGNLTALRELALLWVADRVDAYLTEYRSEHRVSKIWGSRERIVVGLTGGPEGRTLIRRAVRLAEKGAGGEVMAVYISRSDGLTAASPKELAVQRTLVEDLGGTFHQVVGEDIPVALLDFARGVNATQIVLGVSRRKGWQYVFGPGVGATVARDSGPDLDVHLITHDEAGKGRGLPVSRGARLGRARLIWGWLVGLGGPVLLTWLLSGVLPDVGLANDMLLLLTTTVAAALLGGLFPALASAVAASLLLNWYFTPPVHTLTIADPKNIVAIAIFVGVAVSVASVVDLAARRTHQAARLRAESEILSFLAGNVLRGETSLEALLERVRETFSMESAALLERASDVDPWTCAGSVGPGPCATPEEADVDVPVGDHMTLALTGRVPPAEDRRVLAAFAAQAAVVLDRRRLKQEADQAKELAEGNRIRTALLAAVSHDLRTPLAAIKAAVTSLRSDDVEWSEEDHAELLEAIEEGADRLDLLVGNLLDMSRLQTGTVTPIIRETDVDEVIPMALGGVPEGSVDLDIPETLPMVAVDRGLMERSVANIVENAVKYSPAGTPVLVSASAIANRVEVRVVDRGPGVPDEAKDRIFEPFQRYGDAPRGAGVGLGLAVARGFAEAIGGTLHAEDTPGGGLTMVLSLPMAAAHRPSPESESEPEPESEPDMPVTATS